Proteins encoded in a region of the Planococcus shixiaomingii genome:
- a CDS encoding CarD family transcriptional regulator has protein sequence MFNIGDLIIYSAHGICQIDDICDETVAGVTKKYYKLHPYESNHHITIRTPVDNDKVLMLSMIPKEEVADIMEAFKEPALEWDNNPNIRLQYFSDIINTGKRKEIAKVVNTLMRKKIEVKLDGKNLYERDHKVLNSAQTILFKELSIALDTTFEEVNQLATRLINENS, from the coding sequence ATGTTCAATATCGGGGATCTTATCATTTATTCCGCTCATGGCATTTGCCAAATTGACGATATTTGCGACGAAACCGTAGCCGGAGTAACTAAAAAATATTACAAACTCCACCCCTATGAAAGCAATCACCATATCACCATTCGGACACCTGTAGATAACGATAAAGTGCTCATGCTGTCGATGATTCCTAAAGAAGAAGTAGCGGACATAATGGAAGCTTTCAAAGAGCCTGCACTTGAATGGGACAACAACCCGAATATACGCTTGCAATATTTTTCTGACATAATAAATACTGGAAAACGTAAAGAAATCGCTAAAGTGGTTAACACGCTGATGCGGAAAAAAATAGAGGTCAAACTTGATGGCAAAAACCTTTATGAACGTGATCACAAAGTGCTGAATTCTGCCCAAACAATCCTTTTTAAAGAGCTATCCATCGCACTGGACACCACTTTTGAAGAAGTAAATCAGTTGGCCACTCGGTTAATAAACGAAAATAGCTAA
- a CDS encoding PfkB family carbohydrate kinase: MKLIAVGDNVVDCYLDQQTYYPGGNCVNVAVNAKKNGAESAAYIGIFATDDKAQHIKYALNEEAVDFQFSRIADGISGQPQVSLTDEGDRVFVGGPKNTVQHKLKLQLVPDELDYISGFDLCHVSCYSSMESELPKLSKVINVSFDFSNRVEIDYVKSIAPYINYAFFSAADLNDQELDQFIEQVKEFDFEVFALTRGSQPAVFVCKGERFDQRLNPIQVVDTMGAGDSLIGGFLVNYINGESPEAALEKATKSAEITCGMFGGFGYPRSF; encoded by the coding sequence ATGAAGCTGATAGCTGTTGGAGATAATGTGGTGGATTGCTATTTGGATCAACAAACGTATTACCCTGGAGGCAACTGCGTGAACGTCGCGGTAAACGCCAAAAAGAACGGAGCGGAAAGTGCAGCTTACATCGGAATTTTCGCTACCGACGACAAGGCGCAACACATCAAATACGCTTTAAACGAAGAAGCGGTGGATTTCCAATTTTCCCGTATTGCAGATGGCATTAGCGGACAGCCGCAAGTGTCGTTGACTGATGAGGGCGACCGCGTCTTTGTCGGCGGCCCTAAAAATACGGTGCAGCACAAACTGAAGCTCCAGCTTGTCCCGGATGAGTTGGATTACATTTCCGGCTTTGATTTATGCCATGTCAGTTGTTATTCGTCGATGGAAAGCGAATTGCCGAAGCTTTCCAAGGTCATTAACGTGTCTTTTGATTTTTCAAACAGAGTGGAAATCGACTACGTCAAATCGATTGCCCCATATATCAATTATGCGTTCTTTTCAGCTGCCGATTTGAACGATCAAGAACTGGATCAATTTATCGAGCAAGTAAAAGAGTTCGATTTCGAAGTGTTCGCGTTGACAAGAGGCAGCCAGCCGGCTGTATTTGTCTGCAAGGGAGAGCGGTTCGATCAAAGGCTGAACCCGATTCAAGTTGTCGATACAATGGGAGCGGGTGACAGTTTAATCGGCGGTTTTTTGGTGAATTATATAAACGGGGAAAGCCCTGAGGCAGCCCTCGAAAAAGCGACCAAATCAGCTGAAATCACTTGCGGGATGTTTGGAGGTTTCGGATACCCAAGAAGTTTCTAA
- a CDS encoding MarR family winged helix-turn-helix transcriptional regulator has protein sequence MNPNSELENLDLIDLISERHILVRRISGEAWNDTSEIYISNSEWYIMARIYKKQPTISYVTKNVDISRQAIHKFIKNLAAKGLVEIGNVENNKKEKSIRLTVLGEECYEKNETLKAQLENQIAEKIGEDNVKALKNLLALDWGI, from the coding sequence TTGAATCCAAATTCTGAATTGGAGAATTTAGACCTGATCGATTTGATTAGTGAACGCCATATTCTGGTACGAAGAATTTCAGGGGAAGCCTGGAACGATACGAGCGAAATTTACATTTCAAACTCTGAATGGTATATCATGGCCCGGATTTATAAAAAACAGCCTACTATTTCGTATGTGACTAAAAACGTAGACATATCGCGTCAGGCGATACATAAATTTATTAAGAACCTGGCCGCAAAAGGGTTAGTGGAAATCGGTAATGTGGAAAACAATAAAAAAGAGAAATCCATCCGGCTAACGGTTCTAGGAGAAGAATGCTACGAGAAAAATGAGACTCTGAAAGCGCAGCTAGAAAACCAGATTGCTGAAAAAATAGGGGAAGACAATGTGAAAGCCCTTAAAAATCTCTTGGCGCTGGATTGGGGAATCTAG
- a CDS encoding SIS domain-containing protein — translation MKQDQGTLIEEVAGATETQSVKGVEMKQEHAAQIAAVVDAVNAKKIDNVYFVACGGSMASLSFGEYFLSKEIEIPSFVYTSNEFIHRNPKSLGENSLVVLRSHSGTTPETVEAASFAKAKGAVTVAISMEAESPLAQAAEHVVHYNYKDGSDAIDGEAGMFYTLIFELLNALSPNEKYKRVVNQLPNLGNLIEKNIEQFSEAANEFGKKYKRDKIIYTMASGAYIHHAYSFTSCLLMEMLWIHSNAIHSGEFFHGPFEITDYDVPFLVVKGEGASRPLDERALDFVQKFSDKVEVVDIAELNYDGIDEDLKEYFGPALTGFVLRLYADGLAEHTGHPLSVRRYMWKMEY, via the coding sequence ATGAAACAAGATCAAGGAACATTAATCGAAGAAGTGGCAGGCGCAACAGAGACTCAAAGTGTCAAAGGAGTAGAAATGAAGCAAGAGCATGCGGCTCAAATCGCAGCTGTAGTTGACGCAGTAAATGCCAAGAAAATCGACAATGTATACTTTGTGGCATGCGGCGGATCGATGGCTTCATTATCATTCGGTGAATACTTCTTAAGTAAAGAAATTGAAATTCCAAGCTTCGTATATACTTCCAACGAGTTTATTCACCGCAACCCTAAATCACTTGGCGAGAACAGCTTAGTGGTTTTGCGTTCCCATTCAGGAACTACTCCGGAAACTGTGGAAGCTGCAAGTTTTGCCAAAGCGAAGGGTGCAGTGACTGTGGCGATTTCCATGGAAGCTGAATCTCCACTAGCCCAAGCTGCCGAGCATGTTGTCCATTACAACTACAAAGATGGTTCAGATGCGATTGACGGTGAAGCGGGCATGTTCTATACATTGATTTTCGAACTTTTAAATGCATTATCCCCTAACGAAAAATACAAGCGCGTTGTCAATCAGCTGCCGAACCTTGGGAACTTGATCGAGAAAAACATCGAGCAGTTTTCAGAAGCGGCAAACGAGTTCGGCAAAAAATACAAGCGCGATAAAATCATCTACACAATGGCGAGCGGTGCATACATCCACCACGCATACTCGTTTACTAGCTGCTTGTTAATGGAGATGTTGTGGATCCATTCTAATGCCATCCATTCAGGCGAGTTCTTCCACGGACCATTTGAAATCACGGATTACGATGTTCCATTCTTAGTGGTTAAAGGCGAAGGCGCGAGCCGTCCACTTGATGAGCGCGCATTAGACTTCGTTCAGAAATTCAGCGATAAAGTAGAAGTGGTGGATATTGCAGAATTGAATTACGATGGAATTGATGAAGATTTGAAAGAATACTTCGGACCGGCTTTGACAGGTTTCGTTTTACGACTTTATGCAGACGGCTTAGCTGAACACACGGGCCACCCGTTGTCCGTCCGTAGATATATGTGGAAAATGGAATATTAA
- a CDS encoding carbohydrate ABC transporter permease has product MIRMVKTDVKGDYLERDRAASKPRTKAKLNLTAGISKYTVLLGLLAFAVIILYPLFWMVISSLKSYDEIYNNVWGLPSVWHFENYATAWSMGISSYFFNSVVVTLATIALVVLIGSMAAFTLSRYRSKWIDAALIFIIGGIMMNPQVALIPLFEILTWLDLINTRWALILTYVAFRLPLTIILIRAFFLSIPKELEESAIIDGCSEFGIYARIYLPLSIPIILTTVVLTAFFAWNEFLFATVFIDSEILKTIPSGLMNFKDALRTDWGVLLSGMVIASIPMVILLVILQKFLVRGLSEGSVKG; this is encoded by the coding sequence ATGATTAGGATGGTCAAAACAGATGTAAAAGGAGATTATTTGGAACGCGATCGGGCGGCCAGCAAACCACGCACCAAAGCGAAGCTGAATTTAACTGCTGGCATCTCGAAGTACACGGTTCTTCTCGGATTATTGGCGTTCGCTGTCATCATTCTGTATCCGCTGTTTTGGATGGTAATTTCATCTTTGAAAAGTTACGATGAAATCTATAACAATGTTTGGGGCCTTCCGTCCGTCTGGCACTTTGAAAACTATGCAACTGCCTGGTCGATGGGGATTTCCAGTTATTTCTTCAATAGCGTAGTGGTCACTTTGGCTACTATTGCATTGGTGGTATTAATCGGCTCCATGGCAGCGTTTACGTTATCCAGATACCGCTCAAAATGGATTGATGCGGCGCTGATTTTCATCATCGGCGGTATCATGATGAACCCTCAAGTCGCATTGATTCCGTTGTTTGAGATCTTGACTTGGCTGGACCTCATTAATACGAGATGGGCGTTGATTTTAACTTACGTGGCTTTCCGGCTGCCGTTGACCATTATTTTGATAAGAGCTTTCTTTTTAAGCATTCCGAAAGAGCTGGAAGAGTCGGCTATTATTGACGGGTGCAGCGAATTCGGGATTTACGCGAGAATCTATCTTCCACTGTCAATTCCTATTATTTTGACGACAGTGGTGTTGACTGCATTTTTCGCTTGGAACGAGTTCTTGTTCGCAACAGTGTTTATCGATTCGGAGATTTTGAAGACGATTCCTTCAGGATTGATGAATTTCAAAGATGCCCTTAGAACGGATTGGGGCGTATTGCTTTCAGGGATGGTGATCGCGTCGATTCCGATGGTGATTTTATTGGTAATATTGCAGAAATTCCTGGTGAGAGGTTTGTCGGAAGGGTCTGTTAAGGGATAA
- a CDS encoding HAD family hydrolase — MHWIKDINVLIFDMDGTLYQDYSFMGRYIRKMMKESYSDNEIEETVALAYDILEGKKPIKLGYLYDPEQLVFHSHQDLTPVTSYDWNGIEIEKTESGENPLAYIGDPWGIAHLMAIKKKISMETVKKAFNDVRSEMLMEAYCIVKRTDLFDEIKKLDNKKAILMTNSPLPTGQEFVDFLGIGDVFDEFYFDGKKPHGIKELMDRLLAEGYQPEEILSIGDHPWNDLYPVRKAGGHTCLISQYEHDDTTKWSVSVKTIDELVDVVRQLTEESVIAK, encoded by the coding sequence ATGCATTGGATAAAAGACATTAACGTACTTATATTCGACATGGACGGAACCCTTTATCAAGACTATTCCTTTATGGGGCGCTATATCCGAAAGATGATGAAAGAAAGCTATTCAGACAACGAAATTGAAGAAACAGTGGCCCTTGCGTATGACATTCTTGAAGGTAAGAAACCTATTAAACTGGGATATTTATACGATCCAGAGCAATTGGTTTTCCATAGCCACCAAGATTTAACACCCGTTACTTCCTACGATTGGAATGGCATTGAAATCGAAAAAACCGAAAGCGGAGAAAATCCGCTTGCCTATATCGGCGATCCATGGGGAATCGCCCATCTGATGGCCATAAAAAAGAAAATATCTATGGAAACGGTAAAGAAAGCCTTCAACGACGTGCGGTCGGAAATGTTGATGGAAGCTTATTGCATCGTCAAACGCACCGATTTATTTGATGAAATCAAGAAATTGGACAACAAAAAAGCCATCTTAATGACCAATTCACCTTTGCCTACGGGTCAGGAATTCGTGGACTTCCTGGGAATTGGCGATGTGTTCGATGAGTTTTACTTTGACGGAAAAAAACCGCACGGCATTAAGGAATTGATGGACAGATTACTTGCTGAAGGGTATCAGCCCGAGGAGATTCTATCAATAGGCGACCATCCATGGAATGACCTGTACCCTGTCCGTAAAGCAGGAGGTCATACGTGTTTAATTAGCCAATATGAACACGATGATACGACAAAATGGTCAGTCTCAGTTAAAACCATTGATGAACTAGTGGACGTAGTCCGCCAGCTAACTGAGGAATCGGTAATCGCAAAATAA
- a CDS encoding ABC transporter substrate-binding protein — translation MKKMLLFSIFLLLLSSVLSACNSNDATTAATEDGKVVIDFFHRWPNEPRKSFYDEKIKEYMEANPDVHINVNSVLNDSYKEKIKVLVSSDDLPDIFSSWSYSFAENLVSSEKIMPLNDVLSEDQEWSSSIIESQYDGFKFDEETYGVPFTVDGKAFFYNKAIFEENNIAVPKTYDEFIAALDSLKQAGYEQPLVEGLTDTWAISHYLGTIFERVVDPAVLEKDYTPETGEFTDPGYIKGLEIFEQLAGYMGDVSTAMDHEAARNMFAAGEVPVLYMQFAEIKMVEEASDVEFGFFDFPEVEGGKGDPTALTGAPEGWMVSKNAPKETVDFLKFLTSAETAAEFTKTDGQLNAVKGAVTPENVNATSQEAYELVTNATSTAPWFDNAVNINIADVFMRGGQELATGQSTPQDVMKNVQQEAKSLRE, via the coding sequence ATGAAGAAGATGCTGTTGTTCTCAATATTTTTGCTTCTCCTCAGTTCAGTTTTGTCTGCATGTAATTCGAATGATGCAACTACCGCAGCCACTGAAGATGGAAAAGTCGTCATCGACTTTTTCCACAGATGGCCAAATGAGCCTCGCAAGTCTTTCTATGATGAAAAAATAAAAGAGTATATGGAAGCGAACCCTGATGTCCATATCAATGTGAACTCGGTATTGAACGATTCTTACAAAGAAAAAATCAAAGTTTTGGTTTCCAGCGATGACCTTCCGGACATTTTCTCTTCTTGGTCCTATTCATTTGCTGAAAACCTTGTGTCCTCAGAGAAGATCATGCCTTTGAATGATGTTCTAAGCGAAGATCAAGAGTGGTCATCAAGCATTATCGAATCTCAGTACGACGGATTTAAGTTTGATGAAGAAACATACGGTGTTCCTTTCACGGTAGATGGAAAAGCGTTCTTCTATAACAAAGCCATCTTCGAAGAAAACAACATTGCAGTTCCTAAAACATATGATGAATTCATCGCAGCACTTGATTCGTTAAAGCAAGCAGGCTACGAACAGCCGTTGGTGGAAGGTTTGACTGATACGTGGGCCATTTCCCACTATCTCGGAACGATTTTCGAACGAGTGGTCGACCCGGCTGTATTGGAAAAAGATTATACGCCAGAAACTGGCGAGTTCACAGATCCTGGCTATATCAAAGGCTTGGAAATCTTCGAGCAACTAGCTGGTTACATGGGTGACGTTTCTACGGCGATGGACCATGAAGCGGCCCGCAATATGTTCGCCGCTGGAGAAGTTCCGGTATTGTACATGCAATTTGCGGAAATCAAAATGGTGGAAGAAGCGAGTGATGTGGAATTTGGTTTCTTTGACTTCCCTGAGGTTGAAGGCGGCAAAGGCGATCCGACTGCACTGACTGGCGCGCCTGAAGGCTGGATGGTCAGCAAAAATGCGCCAAAAGAAACCGTTGATTTCTTGAAATTCCTAACTTCTGCAGAAACTGCTGCTGAATTTACGAAAACGGATGGCCAGTTGAATGCGGTCAAAGGAGCTGTAACTCCGGAGAACGTCAACGCAACCAGCCAAGAAGCTTACGAATTGGTAACGAATGCAACTTCTACTGCCCCTTGGTTTGATAACGCAGTCAATATCAACATCGCCGATGTCTTTATGCGCGGAGGACAGGAATTGGCGACTGGCCAGTCTACTCCACAAGACGTTATGAAAAACGTCCAGCAAGAAGCGAAAAGCCTTAGAGAATAA
- a CDS encoding GntR family transcriptional regulator, whose amino-acid sequence MKNQNSMNAESPVLLYEQIKAGVKELIKTNNLKAGHKLPNESELCEIFNVSRITIRRAIKELGEEGFIEVIRGKGTFVKASKKDLHLLNLKGFTEGLSTEENNIEKEVLHKHVIHDEHDISKAFSYEETEFLELVRVVKDAEGPFSVDYAYLPLSVYPGIEPLLTNNASTFQLIREKYKIKFTKVKKEIEYVHPSSEICRYLGVSKTSSVILVKKIIYGENDKPVHYSKYYLAGDRVKFYIESDYTD is encoded by the coding sequence ATGAAGAACCAAAACAGTATGAATGCGGAAAGTCCTGTATTGCTGTATGAGCAAATCAAAGCCGGGGTCAAAGAGCTGATCAAAACCAATAACCTGAAAGCTGGACACAAACTGCCGAACGAATCGGAGCTGTGCGAGATTTTCAATGTAAGCCGTATTACTATTCGCAGAGCCATTAAAGAATTAGGCGAAGAGGGTTTTATTGAAGTAATCAGAGGAAAAGGAACTTTCGTCAAAGCATCCAAGAAGGATTTGCATTTGTTGAATCTGAAAGGGTTTACGGAAGGGCTGTCCACTGAAGAAAATAATATTGAAAAAGAAGTTTTGCATAAGCATGTCATTCATGATGAGCATGACATTTCGAAAGCATTTTCATATGAAGAGACGGAGTTTTTGGAATTGGTGCGGGTGGTGAAAGATGCGGAAGGGCCGTTTAGTGTGGATTATGCGTATCTGCCGCTAAGTGTCTATCCAGGTATTGAGCCTTTACTGACCAACAACGCTTCGACTTTTCAGCTGATCCGTGAAAAATATAAAATCAAATTTACAAAAGTAAAAAAAGAAATTGAATATGTCCACCCATCAAGTGAAATCTGCCGCTATTTGGGCGTCAGCAAAACGTCGTCGGTCATTTTGGTGAAAAAGATCATCTATGGGGAAAATGACAAACCCGTCCATTACTCAAAGTATTACTTGGCAGGAGAC
- a CDS encoding carbohydrate ABC transporter permease: MARKIPLIPTLFLLPSLLFLGIFIYFPLVQNVYNSFFDFSVFSPTKEFVGFASFQQLLQDEVIVAAFINNVKYAVISVLFQVFFALVLATILEDKVFRRIAPALRVIYFMPVMISISVIALLFTFVYNPQMGLLNSFLELIGLENLATPWLGNATTAIYAVIAMSQWQSIGFITMLFIVAIQKIPKELYEAADIDGAGKVRKFFNITIPQVKETMFVNVLITVTGSILVFNEPFILTGGGPGFSSTTLSVLMYEQGFGKDNMGYASAIATLIFVLSAIFALIQIRVSGTGKDD; this comes from the coding sequence ATCGCCAGAAAAATTCCGCTGATTCCAACCTTGTTCCTTTTACCGAGTTTGTTGTTTTTAGGTATCTTCATTTATTTCCCACTGGTCCAGAATGTGTACAACAGTTTTTTCGATTTTAGTGTCTTTTCCCCAACTAAAGAATTTGTCGGTTTTGCTTCGTTTCAGCAATTGCTTCAAGATGAAGTAATTGTGGCGGCATTCATAAACAATGTGAAATACGCTGTTATCTCCGTTTTGTTCCAAGTGTTTTTCGCATTAGTTCTTGCAACGATTTTGGAAGACAAAGTCTTTAGAAGAATAGCACCCGCTTTGCGCGTGATTTACTTTATGCCCGTCATGATTTCCATTTCAGTAATCGCTTTATTGTTCACATTTGTATACAACCCGCAAATGGGGCTTTTGAATAGTTTCTTAGAATTAATTGGATTAGAAAATTTAGCTACTCCTTGGTTAGGAAATGCTACAACGGCAATATACGCGGTCATTGCGATGTCCCAATGGCAAAGCATCGGGTTCATCACAATGCTGTTCATTGTAGCGATCCAGAAAATTCCTAAAGAGTTATACGAGGCAGCTGATATAGATGGAGCAGGGAAGGTTAGGAAGTTTTTCAACATCACCATCCCGCAAGTAAAAGAAACCATGTTTGTAAACGTTCTGATTACAGTGACTGGATCTATTTTGGTTTTCAACGAGCCATTCATCTTAACCGGAGGAGGGCCGGGCTTTAGTTCAACCACATTGTCGGTGTTGATGTACGAACAAGGATTTGGCAAAGACAATATGGGCTATGCCTCAGCCATCGCTACCTTGATTTTTGTATTGTCCGCTATTTTCGCACTGATCCAAATTAGGGTTTCTGGAACTGGAAAGGATGATTAG
- a CDS encoding glycerophosphodiester phosphodiesterase yields MRKLIAHRGWSGKAPENTLSAVKLALEEPKIDCIEIDVHLTKDGVPVVIHDYQVDRTTNGSGFVKDMTAEEIKALDAGSWFDFEFAGEQVPLLEEVLVLAGGKKKLLIELKQMAGMYEGLEEKVIGLIQQYGLEAHCDLISFDHKSLQTCMKYSTEVNRTLVMLGSPVLLIDQVNEIGATAVSMNHLYVDQEMVTSLNNNGIDIVVWTVDQKSEAERVLGLDGAISLTTNHPERLWA; encoded by the coding sequence TTGAGAAAACTTATTGCGCATCGAGGCTGGTCAGGGAAAGCACCGGAAAATACGTTGAGTGCCGTCAAACTGGCGCTTGAAGAACCGAAAATTGACTGCATTGAAATTGACGTGCATTTGACGAAAGACGGAGTTCCTGTTGTTATCCATGATTACCAAGTGGACCGCACAACAAATGGCAGCGGCTTTGTAAAAGACATGACAGCTGAGGAAATAAAAGCGCTGGATGCGGGAAGCTGGTTTGATTTCGAATTTGCAGGAGAACAAGTGCCGTTGCTGGAAGAAGTGCTGGTGCTGGCAGGGGGCAAGAAGAAGCTGTTGATTGAATTGAAGCAAATGGCTGGCATGTACGAAGGCTTGGAGGAAAAAGTGATCGGACTGATTCAGCAATACGGCCTTGAAGCTCATTGCGACCTGATTTCTTTTGATCACAAAAGCCTTCAGACCTGCATGAAATACAGCACGGAAGTTAACCGGACACTTGTCATGCTAGGGTCGCCGGTGTTGTTGATCGATCAAGTGAACGAGATCGGGGCTACCGCCGTATCGATGAACCATCTGTATGTGGATCAGGAAATGGTCACCAGCTTGAACAACAACGGAATCGACATTGTTGTCTGGACGGTGGATCAAAAATCGGAAGCGGAAAGAGTCCTTGGACTAGATGGCGCTATCTCTTTAACTACTAACCACCCGGAACGCTTATGGGCTTAG
- a CDS encoding glycerol-3-phosphate responsive antiterminator, with amino-acid sequence MKQQWNKDEMFNRLQEHKKIASVKNHKGIEKVLANKDKIAAVFLLAGSIMNVKRFVDVIQNEGIPVLVHAEKIGGLLLNNEGLDFIADYVKPFGIVTTKTALIKKAKERKLFVVQRVFMIDSEVYESVLENKQNLAPDIIEIMPSTLHEVIRSYSKHLDIPVITGGLLSSTEQVKASLDAGALAISTSNESLWKQDLSKI; translated from the coding sequence ATGAAACAACAATGGAACAAAGATGAGATGTTCAACCGCCTGCAGGAGCATAAAAAAATTGCGTCAGTAAAAAATCATAAAGGAATTGAAAAGGTGTTGGCCAACAAGGACAAAATAGCAGCCGTGTTTCTTTTGGCAGGGTCGATTATGAACGTGAAGCGGTTTGTCGACGTAATTCAAAATGAAGGGATACCTGTGCTGGTTCACGCGGAAAAGATTGGCGGCCTTCTATTGAATAATGAAGGGCTGGATTTTATTGCGGATTATGTGAAGCCATTTGGCATTGTGACGACGAAAACAGCGCTTATCAAAAAAGCGAAAGAGCGTAAGTTGTTTGTTGTGCAACGGGTATTCATGATTGATTCGGAGGTTTACGAAAGTGTCTTGGAAAATAAACAAAATCTTGCACCGGATATTATCGAGATCATGCCGTCCACGCTGCATGAAGTGATCCGCTCTTACTCGAAGCATCTGGATATCCCGGTTATCACCGGAGGATTGCTCTCTAGTACAGAACAAGTGAAAGCTTCTTTAGATGCCGGGGCCTTGGCCATCAGCACTTCTAATGAATCGCTGTGGAAGCAGGATTTATCAAAGATTTGA
- a CDS encoding DUF1456 family protein produces the protein MDNNDLLIRLRYALDIKNNDMVEIFKLGGIELTKEEVLKVLTKSPESDDEADGIWEAAENEDHIKADNAMFESFLNGLIIFKRGRQEPKPGQPEKPALTGEPSKNLLLKKVKIALQLTSEDMLEILQLAGVTVTKSEMSAMLRKQGHKNYSNCGDRYARNFLKGLAIKYRK, from the coding sequence TTGGACAATAACGATTTATTAATCAGATTGAGATATGCTTTGGACATAAAAAACAACGACATGGTGGAAATCTTCAAACTTGGCGGCATCGAGCTGACGAAAGAAGAAGTGCTGAAGGTGTTGACGAAATCGCCAGAGAGCGACGATGAAGCGGATGGCATTTGGGAAGCTGCTGAAAATGAGGATCACATCAAAGCCGACAATGCGATGTTCGAATCGTTTTTGAATGGATTGATTATTTTCAAGCGCGGCAGACAAGAACCGAAGCCTGGGCAACCGGAAAAGCCGGCATTGACAGGAGAACCGTCAAAAAATCTGCTGCTGAAGAAAGTGAAGATCGCCTTGCAGTTAACGAGCGAAGACATGCTTGAGATTTTGCAGCTGGCAGGGGTGACGGTAACGAAAAGTGAGATGAGTGCTATGCTGCGAAAGCAAGGGCACAAAAACTACAGCAACTGCGGTGACCGCTATGCGCGGAATTTCTTAAAAGGTTTGGCAATCAAGTACCGGAAATAA